Proteins encoded in a region of the Phalacrocorax carbo chromosome 17, bPhaCar2.1, whole genome shotgun sequence genome:
- the XAF1 gene encoding XIAP-associated factor 1 isoform X1 codes for MTKEHRFCKNCKRDVPVVNFSLHEAHCLRFLALCPECDEPVAQKDMKDHQTEAHKQVRCNLCHQSMQQYQLEHHLTKECHKRATKCNICELEIPSNELQEHLNTCASRTELCWECNKYIMYKDQKSHKAICRNSNLSYHEDVNFQASEASTNATFIYPTGTGGNLCQKCSKSFPDDQYSQHLDKCSAAHELTEVLAGQSTSKLSSDPPQSSSSLVPSSHSKNARAWKDVRPKAKGRDQPSTSKTILKPSKNKKIGFSSPTKGGLSTLPQALKDTQSFDMLVACDHCNILLPLPTLQKHEIKCLRWSSLRSARMKQKSSHEEKEDFLHNTQD; via the exons atGACAAAGGAGCACAGGTTCTGCAAAAACTG TAAACGAGATGTGCCTGTGGTGAATTTCTCCCTCCATGAGGCCCACTGCTTGCGGTTTCTCGCTCTCTGTCCGGAATGTGACGAACCAGTTGCCCAAAAGGATATGAAAGACCATCAAACAGAAGCACATAAGCAG GTCAGATGTAATCTTTGTCACCAAAGTATGCAGCAATACCAGTTGGAGCATCATTTG ACCAAGGAATGCCACAAACGAGCAACGAAATGCAACATCTGTGAGCTTGAAATACCCTCCAACGAGCTGCAGGAACATCTGAACACCTGTGCCAGCCGAACAGAGCTGTGTTGGGAGTGTAACAAATACATCATGTACAAAGACCAGAAGAGTCACAAAGCTATTTGTCGGAACAGTAATCTGTCCTATCATGAGGATGTGAACTTCCAAGCCAGTGAAGCATCCACTAATGCAACATTCATTTACCCCACTG gtACTGGTGGCAATCTTTGTCAGAAGTGCAGTAAGTCCTTCCCAGATGACCAGTACTCCCAACATCTG GATAAATGCAGCGCAGCCCATGAGCTGACAGAAGTTTTAGCTGGCCAGTCAACTTCAAAACTCAGCAGTGATCCACCACAGTCTTCTTCCTCCCTGGTTCCCTCTTCCCACTCCAAGAATGCAAGGGCATGGAAAGATGTCCGTCCCAAAGCGAAAGGAAGAGACCAGCCGTCGACCTCCAAAACCATACTTAAACcctcaaagaacaaaaagattGGCTTTTCCTCTCCCACAAAAGGTGGACTTTCCACATTGCCTCAAGCTCTTAAAGACACCCAGTCTTTTGACATGCTGGTGGCCTGTGACCATTGCAACATTCTTCTGCCGCTTCCAACACTTCAGAAACACGAG ATCAAATGTCTGCGCTGGTCGTCTCTGAGAAGTGCTAggatgaaacaaaaatcaagccATGAAGAGAAAG agGACTTTCTCCACAACACTCAAGATTAA
- the XAF1 gene encoding XIAP-associated factor 1 isoform X2, which yields MGTFENWILAQNDSFLQNHQVRCNLCHQSMQQYQLEHHLTKECHKRATKCNICELEIPSNELQEHLNTCASRTELCWECNKYIMYKDQKSHKAICRNSNLSYHEDVNFQASEASTNATFIYPTGTGGNLCQKCSKSFPDDQYSQHLDKCSAAHELTEVLAGQSTSKLSSDPPQSSSSLVPSSHSKNARAWKDVRPKAKGRDQPSTSKTILKPSKNKKIGFSSPTKGGLSTLPQALKDTQSFDMLVACDHCNILLPLPTLQKHEIKCLRWSSLRSARMKQKSSHEEKEDFLHNTQD from the exons ATGGGCACCTTTGAGAACTGGATCCTTGCGCAGAATGACAGCTTCCTGCAGAATCATCAG GTCAGATGTAATCTTTGTCACCAAAGTATGCAGCAATACCAGTTGGAGCATCATTTG ACCAAGGAATGCCACAAACGAGCAACGAAATGCAACATCTGTGAGCTTGAAATACCCTCCAACGAGCTGCAGGAACATCTGAACACCTGTGCCAGCCGAACAGAGCTGTGTTGGGAGTGTAACAAATACATCATGTACAAAGACCAGAAGAGTCACAAAGCTATTTGTCGGAACAGTAATCTGTCCTATCATGAGGATGTGAACTTCCAAGCCAGTGAAGCATCCACTAATGCAACATTCATTTACCCCACTG gtACTGGTGGCAATCTTTGTCAGAAGTGCAGTAAGTCCTTCCCAGATGACCAGTACTCCCAACATCTG GATAAATGCAGCGCAGCCCATGAGCTGACAGAAGTTTTAGCTGGCCAGTCAACTTCAAAACTCAGCAGTGATCCACCACAGTCTTCTTCCTCCCTGGTTCCCTCTTCCCACTCCAAGAATGCAAGGGCATGGAAAGATGTCCGTCCCAAAGCGAAAGGAAGAGACCAGCCGTCGACCTCCAAAACCATACTTAAACcctcaaagaacaaaaagattGGCTTTTCCTCTCCCACAAAAGGTGGACTTTCCACATTGCCTCAAGCTCTTAAAGACACCCAGTCTTTTGACATGCTGGTGGCCTGTGACCATTGCAACATTCTTCTGCCGCTTCCAACACTTCAGAAACACGAG ATCAAATGTCTGCGCTGGTCGTCTCTGAGAAGTGCTAggatgaaacaaaaatcaagccATGAAGAGAAAG agGACTTTCTCCACAACACTCAAGATTAA